Proteins from a genomic interval of Nostoc sp. TCL240-02:
- a CDS encoding tetratricopeptide repeat protein has product MLPSECLHSLAEIYFDFGNWELAETCFNMALSIAKEQGYENLEEMSTLSLKLIDNERQSWDLEEQSYQLRMQSQHENYDQGRRQDFYQFLDEYNRQVWSGKAESYKKQLQLYAGFPSFPDIEVNITESTGNLGEAEFYMGNFESAEKILEEALAKMQELCMVKHIALTNYRLAKLKHRCGNIKMAEAHYNIACQIYLNLGAIKELEKIEREWRRM; this is encoded by the coding sequence ATGCTCCCCTCTGAATGTCTACACTCATTAGCAGAAATATATTTTGATTTTGGTAATTGGGAGTTAGCAGAAACATGCTTCAATATGGCTTTGTCTATAGCTAAAGAGCAGGGTTATGAGAATCTGGAAGAAATGTCTACTCTTTCATTAAAATTAATTGATAATGAACGTCAAAGTTGGGACTTAGAAGAACAAAGTTATCAGTTAAGGATGCAATCACAGCATGAGAATTATGACCAGGGGAGAAGGCAAGATTTTTACCAATTTTTGGATGAGTACAATCGGCAGGTTTGGAGTGGAAAAGCAGAAAGCTATAAAAAGCAATTACAATTGTACGCAGGATTTCCTAGTTTCCCTGACATTGAAGTTAATATTACTGAGAGTACAGGGAATTTAGGGGAAGCTGAATTTTATATGGGGAATTTTGAATCAGCAGAAAAAATTCTAGAAGAAGCTTTAGCTAAGATGCAGGAACTATGTATGGTTAAACATATTGCATTGACTAACTATCGATTAGCGAAGCTAAAACATCGATGTGGCAATATAAAAATGGCAGAAGCTCATTATAATATAGCTTGCCAAATATATCTAAATTTAGGGGCAATAAAAGAGTTAGAAAAAATTGAGCGAGAATGGAGACGAATGTAG
- a CDS encoding MoxR family ATPase — protein MVDSVIPRIYTGNKQSFSQEWEIDGHEPYIPSPELVEAVNLTIFLQKRPLLLKGEPGCGKTRLARAVANELGLPYESWYVQSTTRAKDGFYTYDAIARLQDAQLAQLDKQKRSKVDDPRNYIKLGPLGRAFENSLEKSQPKFENSLLKSERTVVLIDEIDKADIDFPNDLLQALDEGRFPIQETGEEIKANPKKPPIIFITSNDEKDLPDAFLRRCLFHYIKFPEESELVKIINAHFPDSQPAVIGAAVRRFQLLRKQMEKDIGKTGKKVSTSELIDWFTILRRYPEDEAIRKLEGELPFAGILLKYWKDYRDYLSPPREVKNESR, from the coding sequence ATGGTTGATTCAGTAATACCTCGCATCTACACAGGCAACAAGCAATCATTCTCTCAAGAATGGGAAATTGATGGACACGAACCTTATATACCTTCGCCAGAGTTAGTCGAAGCTGTAAATCTGACAATTTTTTTACAAAAACGACCTTTGTTGCTCAAGGGAGAACCGGGTTGTGGTAAAACTCGCTTGGCTCGTGCTGTGGCTAATGAGCTAGGTTTACCTTATGAGTCTTGGTATGTCCAATCTACAACTAGGGCAAAAGATGGTTTTTACACTTACGATGCGATCGCTCGTCTCCAGGATGCCCAACTAGCACAACTTGATAAGCAGAAACGCTCAAAAGTGGATGACCCTAGAAATTATATCAAGCTTGGGCCATTGGGTCGTGCGTTTGAAAACTCCCTGGAAAAATCGCAACCTAAATTTGAGAATTCGCTCTTAAAATCAGAACGTACTGTAGTTCTTATAGATGAAATTGACAAAGCCGATATTGACTTCCCTAACGATTTACTTCAAGCACTAGATGAGGGGCGTTTTCCCATTCAAGAAACGGGAGAAGAAATCAAAGCAAACCCAAAGAAACCTCCAATTATATTTATTACTAGCAATGATGAGAAAGATTTACCTGATGCTTTCCTACGTCGCTGCTTATTCCACTATATTAAATTTCCTGAAGAATCTGAATTAGTCAAAATTATTAACGCTCACTTTCCAGACTCACAACCAGCAGTTATAGGAGCAGCAGTTAGACGCTTTCAACTACTGCGAAAACAGATGGAAAAAGATATTGGTAAAACTGGTAAAAAAGTGAGTACCAGTGAGTTAATCGACTGGTTTACAATCTTGCGACGCTATCCTGAAGACGAGGCTATTAGAAAACTTGAAGGGGAACTGCCATTTGCTGGAATCCTACTAAAGTATTGGAAGGATTATCGGGATTATTTAAGCCCGCCAAGGGAGGTGAAAAATGAATCCCGTTGA
- a CDS encoding polysaccharide deacetylase family protein — translation MSLIIFSKINLFQLELKQTLNVNNVAANIGTQQRVEEFKTAMLKTWQGEAQVKGFSDSIPSSFQGAIIESAKLSPEQKVIALTFDDGPWPESTAQVLDILKKNQIKGTFFVVGENVKNFPNLLKQEIAEGHVIGNHTWHHWYQFLNPQAAAYEIDHTEDIIFKTTGLKTNLFRPPGGVMHNGVVDYARNSKYAIILWSSDSVDYSRPPVPKLIGNVFREAKPGGIVLMHDGGGNRSRTVQALPEIIANFRNQGYRFVTIPELLQIQHKNQKFIVNKK, via the coding sequence CTGAGTTTAATCATCTTCAGCAAAATAAATCTTTTTCAGTTGGAATTAAAACAGACTCTAAATGTAAATAATGTAGCAGCAAATATCGGAACTCAACAGCGAGTTGAGGAATTCAAGACAGCGATGCTTAAAACTTGGCAGGGCGAAGCACAAGTAAAGGGTTTTTCTGACTCTATTCCATCAAGTTTTCAAGGTGCGATAATTGAATCGGCAAAACTCTCTCCCGAACAGAAAGTCATTGCTCTCACCTTTGATGATGGACCTTGGCCTGAAAGTACAGCACAAGTATTAGATATCCTGAAAAAAAATCAGATCAAAGGGACATTTTTTGTGGTTGGAGAGAATGTCAAAAATTTTCCCAACTTACTCAAGCAGGAGATTGCTGAAGGTCATGTCATTGGCAACCACACTTGGCATCATTGGTATCAATTCTTGAATCCACAAGCCGCCGCTTATGAAATTGACCACACCGAAGATATTATTTTTAAAACTACAGGCTTAAAAACCAATTTGTTTCGACCGCCTGGAGGAGTTATGCATAATGGGGTAGTTGACTACGCTAGAAATAGTAAATACGCTATTATTTTGTGGTCATCTGACTCTGTAGACTATTCCCGTCCTCCTGTTCCCAAATTAATCGGTAATGTATTCAGAGAAGCAAAACCTGGTGGAATTGTCTTAATGCATGATGGTGGTGGTAATCGTTCTAGGACTGTACAGGCTTTACCAGAAATTATTGCCAATTTTCGCAATCAGGGCTATCGCTTTGTCACCATCCCTGAACTCTTACAAATTCAACATAAAAACCAAAAATTCATCGTAAATAAAAAATAA
- a CDS encoding ISKra4 family transposase (programmed frameshift) has protein sequence MTPEQKQALQKHIQAIAKILYEDTSKEKLTNLAAIEEAVRSQMQKHVMPEVGGFFIETITGTTAGYQRRLKSILGELAITSKQAIELEVAPSTQLSPYLETCCLRVSANVSYEDAASDIKYFTGIEVSHSSQQRLVHRQNFELPTPEQTIEELSVDGGNIRVRTPKGQICAWLGYKAISLHHLGILGTSFQNNQIVIDWVNDQPLASPLTCIGDGHDGIWNIIDQLAPDAQRREILDWFHLIENLHKVGGSQKRLKQAQNLLWKGQVEATIALFTDCKGKQVQNFCRYLDKHRNRIINYEYYQAEEICSIGSGSVESAVKQVDRRTKISGAQWKRENVPQVLAHRCAYLNGLLSV, from the exons ATGACCCCAGAACAAAAGCAAGCTCTTCAAAAACATATTCAGGCGATTGCTAAAATATTGTATGAAGATACGTCAAAAGAAAAGCTCACAAATCTTGCAGCAATTGAAGAAGCAGTGCGGAGTCAAATGCAGAAGCATGTTATGCCAGAAGTAGGGG GTTTTTTTATCGAAACGATTACAGGGACAACCGCAGGATACCAACGACGGCTCAAAAGCATTCTTGGAGAGTTAGCAATAACGAGCAAACAAGCCATTGAATTAGAAGTCGCACCAAGTACTCAACTGAGTCCATATCTAGAAACTTGTTGTTTGAGGGTAAGTGCGAATGTCAGCTATGAAGATGCGGCATCAGACATCAAGTATTTTACGGGCATAGAGGTTTCTCACAGCAGTCAACAGAGATTAGTGCATCGCCAGAATTTTGAGTTGCCAACACCAGAACAGACAATTGAAGAATTAAGCGTCGATGGTGGAAACATCCGTGTCCGAACTCCTAAAGGTCAAATATGTGCATGGCTTGGCTATAAAGCAATTAGCTTACATCATCTCGGAATCTTGGGAACTTCATTTCAGAATAATCAGATTGTGATTGATTGGGTTAATGACCAACCACTGGCTAGCCCACTCACTTGTATTGGTGATGGACATGACGGCATTTGGAATATAATTGACCAATTAGCACCTGATGCACAACGTCGAGAAATACTTGATTGGTTCCATTTAATAGAAAACCTCCACAAAGTTGGGGGTTCACAAAAACGCTTGAAACAAGCACAAAATCTACTATGGAAAGGCCAAGTTGAGGCTACTATTGCCTTATTTACAGATTGTAAAGGCAAACAAGTACAAAACTTTTGCCGTTATCTTGATAAGCATCGCAATCGCATTATCAACTACGAATATTATCAAGCTGAAGAAATTTGTTCAATTGGTTCAGGTTCAGTTGAATCTGCCGTTAAACAGGTTGACCGTCGAACAAAAATTTCCGGGGCACAATGGAAACGAGAAAATGTGCCTCAAGTCCTAGCCCATCGCTGTGCTTACCTCAATGGATTATTGTCAGTTTGA
- a CDS encoding CHAT domain-containing protein, translating to MSETSATNLDIAVERVVGFAQKFDRAHLDLACHAAFPQTLTPDLLYQIWLRFVPQAPWTAVARILLSRLCREVGYELYEMDVAVRNLLLTELKEDERFGKQQLDKLEDFYTQYLERKFGKEEGQEEDLTQPQYWIALASTKPNQRSRKLAEAIESRLKQKNWKELFRLASFIEAVPEALVEFEAPLITYARGMLNYTTGDLEGAAEEFSKLQRRERQVEIVGVNLSIPDEVPLFEVELAFLQRLLQIISESNSDTQVVYPFLAKNLEKLNEHLAEVLRLWATNILKKLQPDEAQLIATYISNFSILLTQFPLGSRARNIEIAITGYEIVLTVFTREVFPKNWAGTQALLGNAYRDRISGNKAENLEQALTYFLAALQIFTRDDFPQDWALTQISLGEAYINRIMGNKAENLEQALTYFLAALQILTHDDFPQDWAGAQINLGVAYINRIWGEKAENLENAIAAFAAALEVRTRSAFPYEWAATQNALGTAYISRIKGDRSDNLEMAIAASHAALTVYTREAFPIDWAATQNNLATAYRERIKGDRADNIENAIAACSDALQVYTSSAFPQNWAQMQNNLGTAYRDRITGDRAENLERAIATYSAALQVYTRELFPYHWAMTQNNLGTAYRERILGERAENLERAIASFMLALQVRTLEALPYDWAETQNNLAIAYSNRIKGDRSENLERAIASYQAALTVRTRETLPYDWAETLFNLGLAYQNAKRFNEAYTTFKQTIETVEYLRSEIVSGDETKRKQAEEWNKLYSCMVKVCLELKEDAQAIEYIEHSKNRNLVELFLERDSKTIFPPEVVTQLETYRNEIAKGQYQIQNGKAENLQSIVQHLQELRQQRNELQDHYLPVGSGFKFESFQATLDKRTAIIEWYILDDSILAFIIKSTEEITVWQSQLEDLEALIDWKEKYLADYHNQKDQWRNQLKERLQELAEILYIEEILAQIPKDCNRLILILHRFLHLLPFNALPIGESYLIDLFPNGVSYAPSCQLLQLVQTRQRLEFSNFFAIQDPNQNLAWTDIEVESIQQCFSNIYVLKGNAATKQAITNQLNLLQSTHCIHFAGNSYFNLNSPLESPLILADANISETIDLNKCLTLEEIFNLNLSECRLVTLSASETALTDFTSVSDEYISFPSAFLFAGSTSVVSSLWDISDLSTALLMIRFYQNLQMRTTIAVALNQAQIWLRDLTKIKLERWRAEYELVLNPTIRMNLRRLFYKLADDAKPFKSPYYWAAFCAIGV from the coding sequence ATGAGTGAAACAAGTGCAACAAATTTAGATATTGCTGTTGAGCGAGTCGTAGGATTTGCCCAAAAATTTGATCGGGCACATCTAGACTTAGCTTGTCATGCTGCATTTCCACAGACACTAACACCTGATTTACTTTACCAAATTTGGCTGCGCTTTGTACCGCAAGCGCCCTGGACAGCAGTTGCTCGCATACTTCTGTCTCGTTTGTGTCGTGAGGTGGGTTATGAGCTTTACGAGATGGATGTGGCTGTGCGAAATTTGTTACTAACAGAACTTAAAGAAGATGAGCGTTTTGGCAAACAGCAATTAGATAAATTAGAAGATTTTTATACCCAGTATTTAGAACGAAAGTTTGGAAAAGAAGAAGGACAGGAAGAAGATTTAACCCAGCCTCAATATTGGATAGCACTTGCTTCTACTAAGCCTAATCAGCGGAGTCGTAAATTAGCAGAAGCTATTGAGTCGAGGTTGAAACAAAAAAATTGGAAAGAACTGTTTCGTTTAGCGTCATTTATAGAAGCTGTTCCAGAAGCATTGGTGGAATTTGAAGCGCCACTGATTACTTATGCTCGTGGAATGTTGAATTACACTACTGGCGATTTAGAGGGTGCAGCAGAAGAATTTAGCAAACTGCAAAGGCGGGAACGTCAAGTTGAGATTGTTGGAGTAAATTTATCAATTCCTGATGAAGTTCCTCTATTTGAAGTAGAATTAGCTTTCTTGCAAAGATTGTTGCAAATTATTTCAGAAAGTAATAGTGATACACAAGTAGTTTATCCATTCCTAGCAAAGAATTTAGAAAAACTGAATGAACATTTAGCAGAAGTATTACGGCTTTGGGCAACAAATATTTTGAAAAAATTGCAACCAGATGAAGCGCAATTAATAGCTACATATATCAGCAATTTTAGTATATTGCTGACTCAGTTTCCTTTGGGTTCTAGAGCCAGGAATATAGAGATTGCTATTACTGGTTATGAAATAGTGTTGACTGTCTTTACCCGTGAGGTGTTTCCTAAAAATTGGGCAGGCACACAGGCACTCTTAGGTAATGCTTATAGAGATAGAATTTCGGGAAATAAAGCAGAGAATTTAGAACAGGCACTTACCTATTTCTTGGCTGCACTCCAAATCTTCACCCGCGATGATTTTCCCCAAGATTGGGCTTTGACGCAAATTAGTTTGGGGGAAGCTTACATTAACAGAATTATGGGAAATAAAGCGGAGAATTTAGAACAGGCACTTACCTATTTCTTGGCTGCACTCCAAATCCTTACCCACGATGATTTTCCCCAAGATTGGGCAGGTGCACAAATTAATCTAGGAGTTGCTTATATTAACAGAATTTGGGGAGAGAAAGCTGAAAATCTAGAAAATGCGATCGCTGCGTTTGCTGCGGCTTTAGAAGTGAGAACCCGCAGTGCCTTCCCCTATGAATGGGCTGCTACACAAAATGCTTTGGGAACTGCTTACATTAGCAGGATTAAGGGAGATAGATCTGACAATTTGGAAATGGCGATCGCTGCTTCTCATGCTGCTTTAACTGTCTACACCAGAGAAGCTTTCCCTATTGATTGGGCAGCAACACAAAATAATCTCGCAACTGCCTACAGGGAGAGAATTAAAGGAGACAGGGCTGATAACATCGAAAATGCCATTGCTGCTTGTTCTGATGCCTTACAAGTGTACACGAGCAGTGCCTTTCCTCAAAACTGGGCACAGATGCAAAATAATCTGGGAACTGCCTACCGTGACAGAATCACAGGAGACAGGGCAGAAAATCTGGAAAGGGCGATCGCTACTTATTCTGCTGCCTTACAAGTATATACTCGTGAATTGTTCCCGTATCACTGGGCAATGACACAAAATAATTTGGGAACCGCTTACCGTGAAAGAATCTTGGGAGAGAGGGCAGAAAATCTGGAAAGGGCGATCGCGTCTTTTATGCTCGCGTTGCAAGTAAGAACCCTCGAAGCTTTGCCCTATGATTGGGCGGAGACACAAAATAATCTTGCAATTGCCTACAGCAATAGAATTAAAGGAGACAGATCTGAAAATCTGGAAAGGGCGATCGCTTCTTATCAAGCTGCTTTAACTGTTAGAACCCGCGAGACTTTACCCTATGATTGGGCAGAAACTTTATTTAACCTAGGGTTAGCTTACCAGAATGCAAAACGTTTCAACGAAGCTTACACTACCTTTAAACAAACCATTGAAACTGTAGAATATCTGCGTAGTGAAATCGTTTCTGGCGATGAAACCAAACGCAAGCAAGCAGAAGAATGGAATAAACTTTATTCTTGCATGGTAAAAGTTTGTTTGGAATTAAAAGAAGACGCCCAAGCAATAGAATATATTGAACATAGCAAAAACCGTAATTTAGTTGAACTTTTCCTCGAACGTGACTCTAAAACCATTTTTCCTCCAGAAGTAGTCACTCAATTAGAAACATACAGAAATGAAATAGCCAAGGGACAATATCAAATCCAAAATGGTAAAGCTGAAAATTTACAAAGTATAGTACAACATCTGCAAGAATTGCGACAGCAGCGAAATGAATTGCAAGACCACTATTTACCCGTTGGTTCTGGTTTCAAATTTGAGTCCTTCCAGGCTACTTTAGATAAACGTACAGCCATTATTGAATGGTATATTCTCGACGATAGCATTTTGGCTTTTATTATTAAATCCACAGAAGAGATTACTGTTTGGCAATCCCAATTAGAAGACTTGGAAGCCCTTATTGATTGGAAAGAGAAATATTTGGCTGATTACCACAATCAAAAAGACCAATGGCGAAATCAACTAAAAGAACGCTTGCAAGAGTTAGCAGAAATCCTCTACATTGAGGAAATATTAGCCCAAATACCCAAAGATTGTAATCGATTAATCCTCATTCTCCATCGCTTCTTGCACCTACTTCCATTCAATGCTTTACCTATAGGGGAATCATATTTAATTGATTTGTTCCCCAACGGTGTAAGCTATGCACCCAGTTGTCAATTATTACAATTAGTTCAAACTAGGCAACGTCTTGAATTCAGTAATTTTTTTGCTATCCAAGACCCTAACCAAAACTTGGCTTGGACTGATATTGAGGTAGAAAGTATTCAGCAATGTTTCTCCAATATCTATGTGTTAAAGGGAAATGCTGCAACAAAACAAGCTATCACGAACCAACTAAACCTGCTCCAGTCTACCCACTGTATACATTTTGCTGGTAACAGTTATTTTAATTTGAACTCTCCTCTAGAGTCACCTTTAATCTTAGCAGATGCCAACATTTCTGAAACTATTGACCTAAACAAATGCCTTACTTTAGAAGAAATTTTTAATCTCAACTTAAGTGAATGTCGCTTAGTTACTCTCTCAGCTTCTGAAACAGCCTTAACAGACTTTACAAGTGTTAGTGATGAGTATATCAGCTTTCCTAGTGCCTTTTTATTTGCAGGTAGCACTAGCGTAGTGAGTAGTCTTTGGGATATAAGCGACTTATCTACGGCTTTATTGATGATAAGATTTTACCAAAATTTACAAATGAGAACTACAATAGCAGTTGCCCTCAATCAAGCCCAAATATGGCTTCGAGATCTCACAAAAATAAAACTAGAACGATGGAGAGCAGAATATGAGTTAGTGCTGAATCCAACGATTAGGATGAATCTGCGTCGTCTCTTTTACAAATTGGCAGATGATGCTAAACCTTTCAAATCACCTTATTATTGGGCGGCGTTTTGTGCGATCGGTGTTTAG
- a CDS encoding DUF2252 domain-containing protein, protein MQNQNLSSQWLSRAEGSAMGKALRDRVPRSSHEEWKPAPNRPDSIVLLEESNQGRLLELVPIRYGRMLKSPFAFLRGAANIMAADLSETPKTGIKVQTCGDSHLSNFGGYGTPERNLVFDVNDFDETLWAPWEWDVKRLAASIVVAGRYLKLRDKISRVAAMASVQSYREHINEYAQMTALEVWYAHIGVESLLTFTTHTKELNIVKSGVKKARAFKPVLDLHKLTETVKGQRRFIDNPPKLFHPSPGDRLASEMLSVFQKYRKTLREDSRILLDQYQIVDVAMKVVGVGSIGTRCGVALLVTGDNDPLFLQIKEARASVLEPYAGKSTYENHAQRIVAGQHLMQEASDIFLGWTKGDSGHDFYLRQLRDMKTSVEIEGMSQTDLKGYSHLCGWALAHSHARSGNRFAISGYLGQSDTFDRAIANFAVAYADQTEADYKALADAVAAGQIKAIEE, encoded by the coding sequence ATGCAAAATCAGAACTTATCTTCACAGTGGCTCTCTCGTGCTGAAGGTAGCGCGATGGGAAAAGCCCTACGGGATCGAGTGCCGCGATCTAGCCATGAAGAGTGGAAACCTGCTCCTAATCGTCCTGACTCAATTGTGCTGCTAGAGGAATCGAACCAAGGAAGATTGCTGGAATTAGTGCCAATTCGCTACGGACGAATGCTGAAATCTCCTTTTGCATTTCTGAGGGGGGCAGCGAATATCATGGCAGCCGATCTGAGCGAAACTCCCAAGACTGGAATCAAAGTACAGACTTGTGGAGACAGCCATTTGTCCAACTTTGGTGGATACGGTACACCAGAGAGAAATCTCGTCTTTGATGTCAATGACTTCGACGAAACCCTTTGGGCCCCTTGGGAATGGGATGTTAAGCGTTTAGCTGCAAGCATTGTGGTGGCAGGTAGATACCTCAAACTAAGAGACAAAATCAGTCGGGTAGCAGCGATGGCATCTGTGCAGTCCTACCGAGAACATATAAATGAGTACGCCCAAATGACTGCTCTGGAGGTATGGTATGCCCATATTGGGGTGGAATCGCTACTCACCTTTACTACTCACACTAAAGAACTAAATATTGTCAAAAGTGGAGTGAAAAAAGCAAGGGCGTTCAAGCCTGTCTTGGATCTGCACAAATTAACTGAAACGGTGAAAGGACAGCGCCGTTTTATTGACAATCCTCCCAAATTATTCCATCCGTCACCTGGAGATCGCCTTGCATCAGAGATGTTATCCGTTTTTCAGAAATATCGGAAAACCCTACGTGAGGATTCCCGTATTTTACTAGACCAATATCAGATTGTTGATGTAGCAATGAAGGTGGTAGGGGTTGGTAGTATCGGCACCCGTTGTGGTGTTGCGCTTTTGGTGACAGGAGATAACGATCCTTTATTCCTACAAATTAAGGAAGCTCGTGCTTCAGTTCTAGAACCCTATGCTGGGAAAAGCACTTACGAGAACCACGCCCAAAGGATTGTAGCGGGGCAGCATTTGATGCAAGAAGCCAGCGATATCTTCCTGGGCTGGACAAAAGGCGATAGTGGTCATGACTTCTACCTGCGGCAACTCAGAGATATGAAAACTTCCGTCGAGATTGAAGGAATGTCACAGACGGATTTGAAGGGCTACTCTCATTTATGTGGTTGGGCGCTGGCGCACAGTCATGCTCGTTCGGGGAATCGATTTGCTATTAGTGGTTATCTCGGTCAAAGTGACACCTTTGATCGGGCGATCGCTAATTTTGCAGTAGCTTACGCCGATCAGACCGAGGCGGATTACAAAGCACTAGCTGATGCAGTTGCGGCAGGGCAAATCAAGGCAATCGAGGAATAA
- a CDS encoding SulP family inorganic anion transporter, translated as MKKLNANTAKHPTKKRFRLFQGILPMTGATIGNDIVAGIVLAALGIPEVMGYTKIAGTPIATGLYTLILPALAFALFGSSRHLVVAADSATAAILAAGLSGLAALGSSQYLAYSELVAILVAGLLLLARLFRLGFLADFLSRTVLVGFLTGVGIQVAISQLGGLLDLKVGGNNPIQQIINTFEGLPHANPLAIAISLAVLITIKLCDRLLPKFPGALLAVIVAIIVSWLFNFASHGVMVVGSIPSGLPSCGLPTVALSEIPQLFGIALSCCIVIIAQSAATSRAYAFRYNEDFKENIDLEGLALANLAAGLSGTFVVNGSPTKTEIVDTAGGQSQVAQLTTVAVVLVVILFFTQPISYLPNAVLAAIVFLIGLKLIDIQGMQAIFSTHREEFYLALFTTATVVFIGVKEGIVLAIILSLILHVRHSYRPHSAIIIPDAQRLWQAIPVRIGSVSASGLIVYRFSRDLFYANASFFSEEVQNLVKNAESPVQWFILESRAITEIDYSASQTIRDVVKELSLQNVTFVVSGLSPEVKIQFERDGLTDLIGANRFFNHLEEALAAFHQVGNEQST; from the coding sequence ATGAAGAAATTGAACGCAAATACAGCCAAGCACCCAACTAAAAAGCGATTTCGCCTGTTTCAGGGAATTTTACCAATGACCGGAGCCACCATTGGGAATGATATCGTTGCGGGTATTGTGCTAGCAGCACTGGGCATTCCTGAAGTTATGGGATACACAAAGATTGCCGGAACGCCCATTGCCACAGGTCTTTATACACTTATTCTTCCAGCCTTGGCGTTTGCGCTCTTTGGATCTTCTCGCCATTTAGTGGTCGCAGCCGACTCTGCAACAGCTGCAATCCTGGCGGCTGGGCTATCAGGCTTGGCAGCATTGGGGAGTTCCCAATATTTAGCGTATTCAGAATTAGTCGCCATTTTAGTAGCTGGACTTTTACTGTTAGCACGCCTGTTTAGACTGGGTTTCTTAGCGGATTTTCTGTCGCGTACCGTGTTGGTAGGTTTCTTGACTGGGGTAGGAATTCAAGTAGCGATCAGTCAATTAGGTGGATTGTTAGATCTTAAGGTTGGGGGGAATAATCCAATCCAGCAAATCATTAATACCTTTGAAGGTCTGCCCCATGCTAACCCGTTAGCGATCGCGATCTCTCTAGCAGTCTTGATTACGATTAAATTATGCGACAGATTGCTTCCAAAATTTCCGGGTGCGTTGCTGGCTGTAATAGTAGCAATTATTGTCAGTTGGCTGTTTAACTTTGCCAGTCATGGTGTTATGGTAGTTGGATCTATACCTAGCGGACTGCCATCATGCGGGTTGCCCACTGTTGCTCTGAGTGAAATTCCGCAATTATTTGGCATTGCCCTATCGTGCTGTATCGTCATTATTGCCCAAAGTGCAGCAACCTCACGCGCTTACGCCTTCCGATACAACGAGGATTTTAAAGAAAATATTGACCTTGAGGGTCTAGCTCTGGCTAATCTGGCGGCGGGGTTGAGTGGAACCTTTGTGGTCAATGGTAGCCCGACCAAAACTGAAATTGTTGACACAGCAGGAGGACAAAGCCAAGTAGCTCAACTGACTACAGTAGCAGTGGTGTTAGTAGTCATCCTCTTCTTCACTCAACCAATTAGCTATTTGCCGAATGCGGTTTTAGCAGCAATTGTATTTTTGATTGGACTAAAATTGATTGACATTCAGGGGATGCAGGCAATATTTTCGACCCATCGTGAGGAGTTTTATCTTGCGCTCTTTACTACTGCTACAGTTGTTTTTATCGGTGTTAAAGAGGGTATTGTTTTAGCAATTATTTTGTCGCTGATCTTGCACGTGCGTCATAGTTACCGACCGCATTCAGCCATAATTATTCCCGATGCTCAGAGATTATGGCAGGCAATTCCTGTACGTATCGGCAGTGTATCAGCCTCTGGTCTGATCGTTTATCGATTTAGTAGAGACTTGTTTTATGCTAACGCCAGCTTCTTTTCAGAGGAGGTGCAAAATCTCGTGAAAAATGCGGAATCACCCGTGCAGTGGTTTATTCTGGAGTCCAGAGCAATTACTGAAATCGACTACTCTGCATCGCAAACGATTCGGGATGTCGTCAAGGAATTATCCCTTCAGAATGTAACTTTTGTCGTGTCTGGTCTGTCGCCGGAGGTAAAAATCCAGTTCGAGCGGGACGGGTTGACAGATTTAATCGGAGCTAATCGGTTTTTTAATCACTTAGAAGAGGCGTTGGCGGCTTTCCACCAAGTTGGCAACGAACAATCAACTTAA